In one Zymobacter palmae genomic region, the following are encoded:
- a CDS encoding amino acid ABC transporter ATP-binding protein, producing MLMVRVDALYKAYGENEVLKGVDLRIEEGEVVSIIGRSGSGKSTLLRCLNQLELHDSGNIEVNGQRLDAERMTPRQLSENVGMIFQSFNLFPHYTVGENVMLAPEVVQGRSRQETEPLARQLLASVGLSEKFDTWPGLLSGGQQQRVAIARALAMSPKVLLCDEVTSALDPEAVTEVLHIMESLAQKGMTLILVTHEMRFAREVGDRVVFMHQGRIHEQGPAKEVMNNPQTPELQQFLAASR from the coding sequence ATGTTAATGGTTCGCGTTGATGCCTTATACAAGGCTTATGGAGAAAACGAAGTCCTTAAAGGGGTCGATCTGCGCATCGAGGAAGGTGAGGTGGTGTCGATCATCGGGCGCAGTGGGTCGGGCAAGAGCACGTTGCTGCGCTGCCTGAACCAGCTGGAGTTACACGACAGTGGCAATATCGAAGTGAACGGTCAGCGCCTTGATGCAGAGCGTATGACGCCACGCCAGCTCAGCGAAAACGTGGGCATGATCTTTCAGAGTTTCAACCTGTTTCCTCACTACACCGTTGGGGAGAACGTGATGCTGGCGCCGGAAGTAGTACAAGGGCGCTCTCGTCAGGAAACCGAGCCACTGGCGCGGCAATTGCTGGCATCGGTTGGTCTGAGTGAGAAGTTCGATACTTGGCCGGGCCTGCTGTCGGGTGGCCAGCAGCAGCGCGTGGCGATTGCCCGGGCGCTGGCGATGTCGCCTAAGGTGCTGCTGTGTGATGAGGTGACTTCAGCACTTGATCCCGAGGCCGTCACTGAAGTGCTGCATATCATGGAGTCGCTGGCGCAAAAGGGCATGACGTTGATTCTGGTAACGCATGAAATGCGCTTTGCCCGTGAAGTGGGCGATCGGGTGGTCTTCATGCATCAAGGGCGCATCCACGAGCAGGGGCCGGCTAAAGAGGTAATGAATAACCCACAGACACCAGAATTGCAGCAGTTTCTGGCCGCATCGCGCTAA